The following proteins are co-located in the Besnoitia besnoiti strain Bb-Ger1 chromosome Unknown contig00007, whole genome shotgun sequence genome:
- a CDS encoding uncharacterized protein (encoded by transcript BESB_070460) gives MQTEASVRYHCVRIRDRLAEQIVSALAKIRDPEQYQAALNAYLGAVQMARVAVLRGKEFADLTIVCPFMPTYLDENTVADEQKNLAIYAISKQTAGREILHRITRTKLAFVPVFMPIAGLAWIGTGVRSAARKLTSLFRRKTIGKLRLRQPPSRKLDGEEKLKTNVYED, from the exons ATGCAGACGGAGGCCTCGGTTCGGTACCACTGTGTTCGTATTCGGG ACCGACTAGCCGAGCAAATCGTCTCTGCTTTAGCGAAGATTCGTGATCCGGAACAATATCAAGCAGCGCTCAACGCGTACTTGGGGGCCGTGCAGATGGCTCGAGTCGCTGTTCTAAGAGGCAAGGAGTTCGCGGACCTGACGATAGTCTGCCCCTTTATGCCCACGTATTTGGATGAAAATACTGTTGCGGATGAACAGAAGAACCTTGCTATCTACGCAATCT CAAAGCAAACGGCGGGCCGCGAGATACTTCACCGAATCACGCGTACGAAACTCGCTTTTGTTCCAGTTTTCATGCCGATTGCCGGATTGGCATGGATTGGAACCGGAGTCCGCTCTGCGGCACGGAAGCTGACTTCGCTCTTTCGGAGAAAAACGATTGGGAAActgcgtcttcgccagcCTCCTTCACGTAAGCTGGATGGGGAAGAAAAATTGAAAACAAATGTATACGAGGATTAG